The proteins below are encoded in one region of Rhinolophus sinicus isolate RSC01 linkage group LG07, ASM3656204v1, whole genome shotgun sequence:
- the FBXL12 gene encoding F-box/LRR-repeat protein 12 isoform X2, with product MRPKVMWHLLRRYMASRLHSLRLGGFLLSGSQAPQLSPALMRALGQKCPNLKRLCLHVADLSTVPISSLPSTLRILELHSCEISMAWLLKGQDSTVLPQLECIVLDRVPAFRDEHLQGLTRFRALRSLVLGGTYRVTETGLDASLQELSYLQRLEVLGCTLSADSTLRAVSRHLRDVRKIRLTVRGLSARGLSVLEGMPALESLCLLGPLVTPEMPSPAEIISSCLTMPKLKVLELQGLGWEGQEAERTLCKGLPHCLVIVRACPKESMDWWM from the coding sequence ATGCGGCCTAAAGTCATGTGGCACCTCCTTCGTAGATACATGGCATCCCGACTCCATTCCCTGCGGCTGGGTGGCTTCCTGTTATCAGGTTCCCAGGCCCCGCAGCTGTCCCCAGCCCTGATGAGGGCCCTGGGCCAGAAGTGCCCCAACCTGAAGCGCCTCTGCCTGCACGTGGCCGACCTGAGCACGGTGCCCATCTCCAGCCTGCCCTCCACCCTGAGGATTCTGGAGCTGCACAGTTGTGAGATTTCCATGGCCTGGCTCCTCAAGGGGCAGGACTCCACTGTGCTGCCCCAGCTTGAGTGCATCGTGCTGGACCGCGTCCCCGCCTTCCGGGACGAGCACCTACAGGGCCTGACGCGCTTCCGTGCCCTGCGCTCGCTGGTGCTGGGCGGCACCTACCGAGTGACCGAGACAGGGCTGGATGCgagtctgcaggagctgagctacctgcagaggctggaggtgctgggctgcaccctctcAGCCGACAGCACCCTCCGGGCCGTCAGCCGCCACCTCCGAGACGTGCGGAAGATCCGGCTAACTGTGAGGGGCCTCTCTGCCCGAGGCCTGTCAGTCCTGGAGGGAATGCCGGCCCTggagagcctgtgcctgctgggCCCACTTGTCACCCCAGAAATGCCTTCCCCAGCGGAAATCATCTCCTCCTGCCTTACCATGCCCAAGCTCAAGGTCCTTGAActgcaggggctggggtgggaggggcaggaggctGAGAGGACCCTGTGTAAGGGGCTGCCCCACTGTCTGGTTATCGTCAGGGCCTGCCCCAAAGAGTCCATGGACTGGTGGATGTGA